A genomic segment from Oncorhynchus clarkii lewisi isolate Uvic-CL-2024 chromosome 12, UVic_Ocla_1.0, whole genome shotgun sequence encodes:
- the LOC139421049 gene encoding trichohyalin-like produces MSSWVWVQLFALLAACLRSGSAEGDPLPPGLVELVRSNPISSIEDLQLLLLSDSVDEDFSDDFLPSGQHSNNTSNRLPRSLDAQPAQQALCKVRTEVMEVTRAMLDRSNANFMLWPPCVEVQRCSGCCNTKSLQCVPVLTHTRHLQVMKIQYVDKRPNYSKAVVSVHDHVECRCQPAPRPPAAPKKKSTPRRQQKDNKGEGHPAKARSKEELHRRDELKHNQRIQLEDLLDQHWNPKDTSSDAGERKGGYGLDHDKMDPQWVLNATRQLGANEWTEPRHHDDMEEGRDSSSVNGTTTAMDIDMAQLDHEKRDRVETRGDSLFNITEGNVSRGDRQQGSLSLSEEKGDQETQRQATQTQSPSLRTNTSKQQRHGTNSSSEETKSREGANQRTEQQFHPTEETNQRPESRFPPLEEADQRRKDNETPDSERSLQHALQLEQEKLEEERKELLLLHRRLDDEKELLRREQQKQQQEEEEQRYHRPNHKHQTQTTTQRTDTVSPTSTRAPSVLAGPRPPARPGPTRKRMRKNNRKRISKAAMRAMLM; encoded by the exons ATGAGCTCGTGGGTTTGGGTTCAGCTGTTCGCGTTGCTTGCGGCATGTCTGCGGTCGGGCAGCGCAGAG ggGGATCCTCTCCCTCCAGGTTTGGTGGAGCTGGTTAGGAGCAACCCTATCTCTTCCATAGAGGAcctgcagctgctgctgctcagtgACTCCGTAG ATGAGGATTTCTCTGACGATTTTTTGCCGAGTGGACAACACTCCAACAACACTAGCAACCGATTGCCAAGGAGTCTGG ACGCCCAGCCGGCTCAGCAGGCACTATGTAAGGTGAGGACAGAGGTGATGGAGGTGACCCGTGCCATGTTGGACCGCAGCAACGCCAACTTCATGTTGTGGCCTCCCTGTGTGGAGGTACAGCGATGCTCTGGCTGCTGCAACACCAAGAGCCTGCAGTGTGTCCCCGTGCTGACCCACACCAGGCACCTACAG gTGATGAAGATCCAATACGTGGACAAGCGGCCCAACTACTCCAAGGCAGTCGTCTCGGTCCACGACCACGTGGAGTGTCGCTGCCAGCCCGCCCCTCGTCCCCCGGCCGCCCCCAAGAAGAAGTCCACGCCCCGCAGACAGCAGAAAGACAACAAAGGAGAGGGCCATCCAGCCAAGGCCAGATCCAAGGAGGAGCTGCACCGCAGAGATGAGCTGAAGCACAACCAGAGGATCCAGCTGGAAGACCTGCTGGACCAGCACTGGAACCCCAAGGACACCTCCTCAGAtgcaggggagaggaaagggggctATGGGCTGGACCATGACAAGATGGATCCTCAGTGGGTGCTTAACGCTACCAGACAGCTGGGGGCTAACGAGTGGACCGAACCTCGACATCACGATgacatggaggaggggagagacagtagtAGTGTCAACGGCACTACAACCGCAATGGACATCGACATGGCACAGCTTGACCACGAGAAGAGAGACAGGGTCGAGACGCGTGGGGACTCGCTATTTAACATTACTGAGGGAAATGTCAGTAGGGGAGATAGGCAGCAGGGTAGTCTGAGCCTCAGTGAAGAGAAGGGAGAccaagagacacagagacaagccacacaaacacagagtcCCTCGCTACGCACCAACACATCAAAGCAACAGCGACATGGGACCAACTCCTCCTCAGAGGAAACCAAAAGCAGAGAGGGAGCCAATCAAAGAACGGAACAGCAATTCCATCCTACGGAGGAAACCAATCAGAGGCCCGAGAGCAGATTCCCTCCCCTTGAGGAAGCTGATCAAAGACGTAAAGACAATGAGACCCCTGATTCAGAGAGGAGCCTCCAGCATGCTCTCCAACTGGAACAGGagaagctggaggaggagaggaaggagctGTTGTTACTCCACAGGAGGCTGGACGATGAAAAGGAGCTCCTGAGACGCGAGCAACAGAAACAGCAGCAAGAAGAAGAGGAGCAGCGGTACCATCGGCCTAATCATAAACATCAAACTCAAACCACCACACAAAGAACAG ACACAGTTTCGCCCACTTCGACGCGAGCGCCCTCAGTCCTGGCTGGTCCCCGGCCACCTGCTCGGCCCGGCCCAACTAGGAAGAGAATGAGGAAGAACAACCGCAAGCGTATCAGCAAGGCTGCAATGAGAGCAATGCTAATGTAG